GGCTTCGCCTGCAGATGTCTTGATCGCAATGCGCGGCGACTGGCCGGGCACGGAGACGATCAGCGCCGGGATGAGCCCGTTACGAAGCTTCTCCAGCCCAATGAGGCTTTCGCGCGCCTCTGCCTCGGTCTGCGATTTCAGTCCAAAACCGTCGAGCACGCGCAGGCGCGCTTCAAGCGAGGTTTCGACCCAGGAGCCATTTTGATCGCGGAAACCCGCATGCGCGCCGGCAAGATCGGCGAGGCGGTGACGGATATCATCGAATTCGCTCATACCCTGCCCTAACCTTCATGCCTGAAGAGGACAAGCGTGCGCGGCGGAATTTCGAACATCTCGCCCGGTCCGAACATAGCGGGATACTCTTTCACCAGGCCCTCGGCGAGCCCTGTGTCGATGATCGACGCCCAGCGGCGGCTCGGGAATTTTTCCGGCAGTTTGAACGGCACCGCTTCGTGCCAGGCATTCATCAGAAGCAGGAAGCGGTGCCCGTCCGGCGCATCATTGCCGAACTGCATGCCGATCGTGCGGCGTCCGGCGCTCCAGTCTTCCGGCGTCATTTCGCGGCCGACCGGATCGATCCAGTAAATGTCTTTCAAGCCGGTGCCGCCGACAAGCGCGCCGGTCATGAAACTCTTGCGTCGGAACGCATCGTAGCGTGCCCGCAGCTCGGTCACGTTCTTCACGAACGTCTCGAGCGAAGGATCCGGGTCGTCGCTGTCGCGCCATTTGAGCCAGCTGATTTCATTGTCCTGGCAATAGGCATTGTTGTTGCCGTCCTGCGTGCGCGACATCTCATCGCCCGCGGTCATCATCGGAACGCCTTGCGCGAACATCAACGTCGCGAAGAAATTTCGCTTCTGCCGTGCGCGCAGCGCGGTGATTTCCGGGTCGTCCGTCGCGCCCTCGGTGCCGCAGTTCCAGCTGATATTGTGGCTGTGGCCGTCTTTGTTGTCTTCGCCGTTCGGCTCGTTATGGCGTTCGTTGTAGGAGACGAGATCCTGCAGCGTGAAGCCGTCATGCGAGGTGACGAAGTTGATCGACGCCCAGGGATGGCGCCCGCTCGGTTCGTAGGTTTCCCGCGATCCCGTCAATACGCGTCCGAGCGCGGGCAACTGATCCTCATCGCCACGCCAATAGCCGCGCACCGTATCGCGGAACTGATCGTTCCATTCGCTCCAGCCCGGCGGGAAATTACCGACGCGATAGCCGCCCGAACCGACATCCCAGGGCTCGGCAATCAGCTTTGTCTTCGACAGAACGGGATCCTGCGCGACGGCCTGGAGGAATCCGGACCGCGCGTCATATTCGAACGGATCGCGCGCAAGCGTCGTCGCAAGATCGAAACGGAAGCCGTCGATGTGATAGTTCTCGACCCAATGGCGGAGCGAATCCATCACCATCTGCAGCACGCGCGGATGCGACACGTCGAGCGTATTGCCGGTGCCGGTCGAGTCCCAGGAATGGCGTGGGTTTTCCGGCGAAAGCTTGTAATAGACGGCATTGTCGATGCCGCGGAAGGAAAGCGTCGGGCCGAGCGATGAGCCTTCACAGGTGTGATTGTAGACAACGTCGAGAACGACTTCGATGCCCGCATCGTGCAGCGCGCGGATCGCGCCCTTGAAACCGTTGACGCCGGCATCGCCGAGATAGCGCGGCTCGGGCGCGAAATAAGCGAGAGTCGAGTAACCCCAATAGTTTTTGAGATTCTTCTCCACGAGGAAGCGATCGTCGACGAAAGCCTGGATCGGCAGGAGTTCGAGCGTTGTCACACCGATCTTTTTCAGATGCTCGATGACTTTCGGATGGCCAAGCGCCGTGTACGTGCCGCGCCAGCTTTTCGGCACGTCCGGCTGAAGTTCGGTGAGGCCTTTGACATGCGCCTCATAAATCACCGTATCGCGCCACGGCACGTTCGGCTTTCTGTCTTCGCCCCAATAATGAGCCGGCTCTTCGACGACACATTTCGGCATGAAGCGCGCGCTGTCGCGCCGGTCCATCGTCAGATCGCCCCGCTGCGAGCCGATGCGATAGCCCCACATCGAATCGTGCCAGCGCAATTTGCCTGACAGAAGCCGCGCATAGGGATCGACCAGCAGTTTGTGCGGATTGAATCTGTGGCCGTGCGCCGGATCGTAAGGACCATGCACGCGATAGCCGTAAAGCTGGCCCGGCGTCAGCCCTTCAACGTGGATGTGCCATACATTATCGGTGCGGTTCGGCATCGCGATGCGCACGCTTTCGCGCTCCGCGCCGGGATCGAACAGGCACAGCTCAACGGCGGTCGCGTGTTCCGAGAACAAAGCGAAGTTGACGCCCTTGCCGTCCCAGACCGCGCCGAGCGGATTGGGGGCGCCTTCGCTGAGGCGATGCATGGAGGACGGGGGTCTGAGGCTCGAGGCGATGGAGCGAGCCGTATTGCTCAACGCCTTTGTCCAATCCGAAGGTCCGCTCGATGCCATACAGCGTGTTGTCCGTTAACCTACGTTATCTCAGCGTACTTTCCGGCGGCTTTTGCCGAGAAGCGGCTTCAGCGATTGCCGGGTCTTGAAGACCTCGGCCCAGGGGTCGCGGCCAAGATGTTGCAAGCGGCGAGCCAGATTTGTCACGTTGAAATGCTCTCCCTTCATATCGGGCCCCAATTCCTCCCAGTCGAGGGGGTGGCGACCGGCGCGCCCGGCCGCGCCCGTGTCGAATAGGCGGCAACCGCCGTCGCCCCCTGCCCGTTCCTGAGATAGTCGACAAAGACCCGTCCTTTGCGGATCTTCTTTGACATGGTGGAGACATAGAGCTCGGGGCTGTCGCCGGCCATCTGCTCGGCAAAGACTTTGGTAAACGCTTTCGCTTCGTCCCATGCCACATCCGGCTTCAGCGGCACGACGACATGCAGCCCCTTGCCGCCGGTCGTTTTCACAAAGCTTTCGAGACCGAGTTCGTTCATGCGCTCGCGCACGTCGCGCGCGGCGGCAACGACGCCGGACCATGCGACGCCGTCTCCCGGATCGAGATCGAAAATCAGCCGGTCCGGCATGGTCAGTTTCGGCTGTTTCGAGCCCCAGGGATGAATTTCGAGCACGCCCGCCTGCACCAGCGAGATCAGCCCGCTGATATCTTTGATCGCGAGCATTTTCTCGTCATCGCCCGGCACGTCGATTTCGCGAATGCCCGGTCCGAGCCCGGCCCAGGCATGTTTCTGGAAAAAGCATTTCGCGCTCGCGCCCGACGGGCAGCGCACCAGAGACAGCGGACGGTCGACAAGATGCGGCAAAATCCAGTCGGCGATCTCGGCGTAAAATTCGGCAAGCCCTTGTTTGGTGACACCTTCATCATCCCACAGCACGCGCTCGGGGTGACTGAGATTGACGCCCGCGACCGCGACGCCTTTCTTTATCTGCGCCATCTTTGCCTTGGCTTTCGGCTCGGGCATGTCTTTCGGCACCTCACGCACCGCGCTTTTCGGATCCTTATCCTCGCGCAGGCCTTTGAAACTAGCGTGGCGCAAAGACCCATCCTGCGTCCAGCCGCGAAATTCAACTTCGGCAACGAGCTTAGGCTTCACCCAGATCACGCCGCGCCGCTCGTCCGCCGACAGCTTTTCCGCGAAAGACGAGGCATCGGCCTTCACCTTGTCCATCGCCTTTTTCAGATTGCGCGCGATCTTCTGCGTATAGCCGGTGCCGACGCGTCCGGCATAAACGAGTTTGCCCTTTTCATAGTATCCCATCACCAGCGAGCCGATCATGCCGGCGGAGACGGTCGACGGCACATAGCCGCCGATCACAAATTCCGAGCTTTGCGTGCATTTGACCTTCAGCCAGTTGTCGTTACGTCCTGATTTATAGGGCGCGTCGGCACGCTTGGAGATAATGCCCTCAAGTCCGAGACGGCAGGCATGCTCGAGCATCGCATCGCCTTCGGTTGCGAAATGTTCGGAAAAGCGGAGCTTATCCGCCGGCGCATGTTCAACGAGCGCCTGCAGAGCCGTTTTGCGTTCAAGCAGCGGCAGTGCTCTCAGATCGTGCTCGTTAAGATGCAGAAGATCAAAAGCATAGTAGATGGCTTTTCCGGCGACGAGCTTGCCGCCGCGTCCGCCGAGATCCTGCTGCAAGGCCGAGAAACTTGAGGCGCCCGTCTCGTCTTCGACCACAGCTTCGCCATCGATCAGCGCTTCGCCGACGGGAAGCGTTTTGATACCGGCACAGATGTTCGGGAATCTGTGCGACCAGTCGAGCCCGTTGCGCGTGAGGAGTTTCACCTTGCCGTTCTTCAGCCGCGCCTGCAGGCGATAGCCGTCGAACTTCACTTCGTGCAGCCAGTTTTCGCCCGAGCGCGCTTTGGCGACGAGCGTTGCCAACTGCGGCTCAACAAAGTCGGGAAGCTTTGCCTTCTTCCCGGTATGGACGATGAGGGCCTCGGATTTTTTCGCCGTTTTCGATTTTGCGGTTTTCGGCTTTTTCTCCTCCGTCGAATTCACGCTGTCGCCGCGCTTGGATTTCCAGACGCGTTCCTTTTTCGCCGCAATTTCCGGGATAGTGCGGCCGGAGACGACGGAGCGGTCCAGCTCTTTCAGAATGTCCTTGTCTCTTGCCGTCCGCGCCGCTTCGTCGTCGGATTTGATCAGAAGCCAGGGCTCGGCCTTCTCCCGCGCCTTTTTCTTCATGCGCACAAGATGCCAGCGGCCGGATAGTTTTTCGCCGTGCAGCGAAAATTCCAGATGGCCCTTCTTCAGGCCTTTGTGCGGATCGCCTTCCGGCTGCCACGTGCCGCGATCCCAGATCATCACCGTGCCGCCGCCATACTGATCCTTGGGGATGATGCCCTCGAAGGAATTGTAGGCGATGGGGTGGTCTTCGGTCTGGACGGCAAGCCGCTTGTCGGTCGGCACAAGGCTCGGCCCGCGCGTCACCGCCCAGCTCTTCATCACGCCGTCGAGTTCGATCCGGAAATCGTAATGAAGCCGCGTCGCATCGTGCTTTTGGACAACGAAAGCGAATCCTTTCGCCTTCCCGGCTTTGGGGGCGGGTTCGGGCGTCTTCGAGAAATCGCGCTTCTTGCGGTAGGCGTCGAGGAGCTTCGGCACGCCTGATCAATTCGTCGGCGCGAAACTCGTTCCCGTAAAGGGTATGGCTATTCGGCTATGCTGAGGCCGCGCATGCGGAACCGGCATTCGATCGCCCTTTTGCGGGCCGTATCGGCGGCGGGCGTCCCCGGTTCGAGGCCGATAAAATGCTCCCAAACCGGAAGCGCGTCGGCAAAGCGGTCGAGGCTCTGGAGCAAGAGAGCAAGATTATAGGCCGCGTCGGCATAATTGCCGGCGATCTCCAGCGCCTTGCAGTAACAGGTGATGGCTTCGTCCTTGCGGCCGCCATCCTCTTCGGCCACCGCGAGGTTGAACCAGGCTTCGGGGAAATGCGGGGCGCGGGCAATCGCCTTGCGCCACAGGATGCGAGCTTCGGCATGCCGCCCCTGCGCATCCAGCACATTTCCGAGATTAAACGGCGTGATCGGATCGTCGCGATCCATTTTCATCGCGAGATCGTAGAGACGTTCGGCGGCTTCGAGATCGCCGAGCATTTCCGCCTCTTCGGCGCATTCGACAATATCGTCGATCCGTTCGGGCAGCGCCTCGAAAGGCAGAGCGAACTGGCCATCAAGCCGGGCGACGACGCCCTCGATATTGCGGCCGACCGCGCCGTCGGGCCCCACCGTCAGACGTACTTCGCTGAGCCGTGTGCCTTCACGTCGGAGTGCGACGGCCGCCGTCACAAGTGCTGCAAAATCGCAGCCTTCGCGCATCAGCCGCGCGGCTTCCTTGGCCGATACAAGATCTCGATAACCGTAAAATTCTTCGACCGGTTCGATCACATCGAACAGCGCGAGCCAGAACAGGAATTCCTCATCGAGACCCGAGAGACGCGCCACGTCCTCGATCGTCATCCAGCGTTCTTCCTCGACCGGCGGCGGGGCGAGGCCGAGGCTGCGCTGGAGAGACAATTCGCTGATCAGCGCCGCGTGATCGGGCATGCGCTCAAGCACATGGATCATGCGCGAGCCGGTGAGCAGCGCATGCGCCGTGCCGCTGCCGACGGCAACGAGGGTCACGCGTTTTTTAAGACGGGTTTGAAGATGGGCGCCGGCGCGGCTGACGGCTGCACCGAGCTGCTGCCGCGTCAGACCGTGGACGCGGCCAAGGACAAAAACCGATGCGCGGTCGAGGTCTAACATCCCCACCCACTGCGGACGCGGGTGAAACACGAATCACGTCCGCCACGAAAAGTGTGCGGCAAGAATGGTTAACAAATCTAAACCTTTTTTGCCGCTAGCCTGCAGCGCGGCGCTTGGCTGGCTTTTTGGCAACAGTCTTTTTCGTGCTGCGGGTTTTGCTCTTGGCGGCGGGACGGCGAACTTCACCCGAAGATTTGCCGCTTGTGGATTTCGCCGCTTTGCCGCCGCGCTCGCCATCGATGGAGCGGCGCAGCGCGTCCATGAGATTGATGACGTTCGAGGGCTTTGCCTCTTTCGGAACCTTGATCTCGCGGCCCTGCTGCTTGGCCTTCAGGAGTTCGATCAGGGCGTTCTCGTAGCGGTCCTCGAATTTGCCGGGATCAAACTTGCCCTTTTTCTTGTCGATGATGTGCTCGGCGAGTTCCAGCATCTCGCCGGGGATTTTCACGTTCGGAATATCCTCGAAATACGCTTCGTCGTCGCGCACTTCGTATTTGTAGTTCACGGTCGTCACGAGAATGCCCTTCCCCCGCGGGAAAAGCGCGACGATGCGCTCGCGGCGATTGAGGACGAGGGTCGCGATGCCGACGACCTTCTTTCTCTTCATCGCCTCGCGGATGACGGCAAAGGCTTCCTGAGCGACCTTGTCGTCCGGCGCGAGATAATGCGAGCCGTCGAGATAGACCTGGTCGATCTCGTCCTCGGGCACGAATTGCTGGATGTCGATCGTGTGGGTCGATTCAAGCTGGACCTTCTCCAGGTCTTCGTTCTCGACGATCACATAATTGCCCTTGGCGAATTCATAGCCCTTCACCCGGTCGTCGCGCTCGACGACTTCCTCCGTCTCGGAATCGATCATCTGCTGCTTCAGCCGGTTTCCAGTTTCCCGGTTCAGCGTGTTGAAGGAGATGCGCTCCGAAGCATTCGAGGCCGGGAACAGGGCCACCGAACAGGAGACGAGAGACAGTTTCAGATAGCCCTTCCAGGATGCACGCGGCGCCATACTGGCTTCCTCCAAGACGCAAGGTCCGGACTCAACACCGCTGGGGAATTCCCGGTTCCCGCCCGTCAAACTCTTCGGTGAACGGCAATAAAAAAGCCGGACAGCTTTGAGGGCTGTCCGGCTTAGAAGACCCGCCTCGGCGAGGGGCTGGGGGGCTGGGGGGCTGAGAAGTCGCCGTGGCCTTGGTCTTGAAGGGATAACTCGTCTCGGTAAACGAGGTTCCGCCAGGGTCCGAAAAAATGTCGGCCGCTGGATGAGTTTTCCTGCGCCCGGATTATCGCAGCTTGTTCAATCGGCTACGCAGCCTGCCTGCCGCCCGGCGCAGTGCCCCGACCAGACGGTCGGCATGGCCTTCGAGTTCGAGACGTGTATTGCCGGTCAGGCGGCCGGTCGCCGCCTTCACACTGCCGCGGGCCTGCTGGACCGCACCCTTGACCCTTTGAGACATGTTTTCCTCCCTTGAGGAACCAACGTCCCGACAGGCTCTCAGGTTCTCAGCGGCCCTCGCCGGAGACGAAGAGTGCGCGAAGCCCTTCCCGATAGGTCGGGAACTGGAAGTGAAGCCCGAGCTCTTCCTTGATGCGGGTGGGCGCGATGCGCTTGTTTTCGGACCAGAAGCTTTTCGCCATGTCCGACAGATTGGCCTCTTCGACCCGCATCATCGGCGGCGGGAAGACACCGAGAAGCCCTGCGGCGAAGGTGACGACATCCGAACTCGGCGCCGGCTCATCGTCCGCGACGTTAAAGACCGGCCCAGCTTGCGGATGGTCGATGGCCGCGGCCAGCACGGCGGCGATATCGTCGACATGGATGCGGTTGAACACCTGGCCGATCTTCGTCAGCCGCCGCGCTTCGCCCTTTTTGAGATCGACCAGCGCATTGCGCCCCGGCCCGTAAATGCCCGACAGGCGGAACACATGAACAGCGCGTCCCGGCTGCGCGAGATCGCGCCAGGCGGTCTCGGCTTCGGCGCGCCGTTTGGCGCGCGCGCTTTGCGGCATCACCGGCGTATCTTCATGCGTCCACGCGCCGCCGCGATCGCCATAGACCGCCGTCGTCGACAGATAGCCGATCCAGCGCAGATTCTCGCTGTTCTTGAAAATGCCGCCGAGCGCGCTTAGCGCCGCATCGCCCCGTTCGTCCGGCGGTATGGACACAAGGACGTGGCTCGCCTCGCGCGCCGCCTTAAGCAGTTCCGGCTGGGCCGCGCCGTCAAACAGCAGCGACTCGACACGGCGTGTCTTCCGCGCCGCAAGCTTGTCGAGGCTGCGCGCGGTTCCGGCTATGCGCGCAAAACGCTCGCCGTAAAGTTCGACGAAGCGCTGCGCGCTGTAGCCCATGCCGAGCACGAGCAGAAAGGGATGGGTGTCAGAAGTCGAGGTCTGCATAGGCGGCCGATGGCGGCATGCCGATGACGCGGTCGGCGATCAGCGTGCGGAAACTCGGCCGCGATTTGACGCGCGCATACCATTCGCGCGCCGTCTCGTCTTCGGTCCACGGAATATCGCCGAGATAGTCGACGACGGAAATATGCGCCGCCGCCATGAGATCGGCATAGGTCATCGCATCGCCTGCGAGCCATTTCCGCTGGCGGATGAGATAGCCGATATATTGCAGGTGATATTTCACATTGTTCTTCGCGGCGCGGATCAGCGCCGGATCCGGCGCGCCGCCGCCCGACGTCGAAGGCATGAAGCGCTTGTAGATTTTCTCCTGCACCAGCGGCACCGAAACTTCTTCGGCGAATTTTTCCGCAAACCACGACATCAGGCGCCGCACCTCGACCCGTTTAGATGCGCTTTGGGGCAGAAGTCTGCGGTCACCGAGGCTTTCGCCCCGCGTCTCGTCGAGCCATTCGGCAATGATGATGGAGCCCGGAACGGCGGCAATTTGTTCGTCGGCGAGCACCGGCGTCGTCCCGGCCGGATTGAGCGTGAGGAAGCCTTCGCGGCGTTCCCACACTTTTTCCTCGATCAGATCGGCCTCAAGCCCCATCTCGGCGAGCACGAGACGGACAAAGCGCGAGAACGGGCAGAAGGGGTGATGATACAGAATAGCCATAAGACGGCCTGATGACTTCCGCCGGTATAGGTGGGATGCGCCGTATGAGTGGCGCACAGGCGCGCCCCCGTATAGAACCCCGACCCGGCCCCGGCAACAGATTCGGGGCCAGTCGGGGGACTACCTATGGATCTGTTGCGGATACTCGACGCTCTCATTCTGGGCGTAGTCGAGGGAGCGACCGAATTCATCCCCGTCTCTTCGACCGGCCATATTCTTCTGCTCGGTCATTTCCTCGGTTTCGAATCGACCGGCAAGACATTCGAAGTCCTGATCCAGCTCGGCGCGATCCTTGCGATCCTGACCGTCTACGCCGGCCGGCTGTGGAATATCGCGACGGCGCTGCCGACGGATCCTTCCGCGCGGCGCTTTGTGCTCGGCGTCCTCCTCGCCTTCCTGCCCGCGGCCGTGCTCGGCGCGCTGGCG
Above is a window of Terrihabitans soli DNA encoding:
- the glgX gene encoding glycogen debranching protein GlgX, whose translation is MHRLSEGAPNPLGAVWDGKGVNFALFSEHATAVELCLFDPGAERESVRIAMPNRTDNVWHIHVEGLTPGQLYGYRVHGPYDPAHGHRFNPHKLLVDPYARLLSGKLRWHDSMWGYRIGSQRGDLTMDRRDSARFMPKCVVEEPAHYWGEDRKPNVPWRDTVIYEAHVKGLTELQPDVPKSWRGTYTALGHPKVIEHLKKIGVTTLELLPIQAFVDDRFLVEKNLKNYWGYSTLAYFAPEPRYLGDAGVNGFKGAIRALHDAGIEVVLDVVYNHTCEGSSLGPTLSFRGIDNAVYYKLSPENPRHSWDSTGTGNTLDVSHPRVLQMVMDSLRHWVENYHIDGFRFDLATTLARDPFEYDARSGFLQAVAQDPVLSKTKLIAEPWDVGSGGYRVGNFPPGWSEWNDQFRDTVRGYWRGDEDQLPALGRVLTGSRETYEPSGRHPWASINFVTSHDGFTLQDLVSYNERHNEPNGEDNKDGHSHNISWNCGTEGATDDPEITALRARQKRNFFATLMFAQGVPMMTAGDEMSRTQDGNNNAYCQDNEISWLKWRDSDDPDPSLETFVKNVTELRARYDAFRRKSFMTGALVGGTGLKDIYWIDPVGREMTPEDWSAGRRTIGMQFGNDAPDGHRFLLLMNAWHEAVPFKLPEKFPSRRWASIIDTGLAEGLVKEYPAMFGPGEMFEIPPRTLVLFRHEG
- a CDS encoding Ku protein, producing the protein MAPRASWKGYLKLSLVSCSVALFPASNASERISFNTLNRETGNRLKQQMIDSETEEVVERDDRVKGYEFAKGNYVIVENEDLEKVQLESTHTIDIQQFVPEDEIDQVYLDGSHYLAPDDKVAQEAFAVIREAMKRKKVVGIATLVLNRRERIVALFPRGKGILVTTVNYKYEVRDDEAYFEDIPNVKIPGEMLELAEHIIDKKKGKFDPGKFEDRYENALIELLKAKQQGREIKVPKEAKPSNVINLMDALRRSIDGERGGKAAKSTSGKSSGEVRRPAAKSKTRSTKKTVAKKPAKRRAAG
- a CDS encoding SDR family oxidoreductase, which translates into the protein MQTSTSDTHPFLLVLGMGYSAQRFVELYGERFARIAGTARSLDKLAARKTRRVESLLFDGAAQPELLKAAREASHVLVSIPPDERGDAALSALGGIFKNSENLRWIGYLSTTAVYGDRGGAWTHEDTPVMPQSARAKRRAEAETAWRDLAQPGRAVHVFRLSGIYGPGRNALVDLKKGEARRLTKIGQVFNRIHVDDIAAVLAAAIDHPQAGPVFNVADDEPAPSSDVVTFAAGLLGVFPPPMMRVEEANLSDMAKSFWSENKRIAPTRIKEELGLHFQFPTYREGLRALFVSGEGR
- a CDS encoding tetratricopeptide repeat protein codes for the protein MLDLDRASVFVLGRVHGLTRQQLGAAVSRAGAHLQTRLKKRVTLVAVGSGTAHALLTGSRMIHVLERMPDHAALISELSLQRSLGLAPPPVEEERWMTIEDVARLSGLDEEFLFWLALFDVIEPVEEFYGYRDLVSAKEAARLMREGCDFAALVTAAVALRREGTRLSEVRLTVGPDGAVGRNIEGVVARLDGQFALPFEALPERIDDIVECAEEAEMLGDLEAAERLYDLAMKMDRDDPITPFNLGNVLDAQGRHAEARILWRKAIARAPHFPEAWFNLAVAEEDGGRKDEAITCYCKALEIAGNYADAAYNLALLLQSLDRFADALPVWEHFIGLEPGTPAADTARKRAIECRFRMRGLSIAE
- the ligD gene encoding DNA ligase D, with amino-acid sequence MPKLLDAYRKKRDFSKTPEPAPKAGKAKGFAFVVQKHDATRLHYDFRIELDGVMKSWAVTRGPSLVPTDKRLAVQTEDHPIAYNSFEGIIPKDQYGGGTVMIWDRGTWQPEGDPHKGLKKGHLEFSLHGEKLSGRWHLVRMKKKAREKAEPWLLIKSDDEAARTARDKDILKELDRSVVSGRTIPEIAAKKERVWKSKRGDSVNSTEEKKPKTAKSKTAKKSEALIVHTGKKAKLPDFVEPQLATLVAKARSGENWLHEVKFDGYRLQARLKNGKVKLLTRNGLDWSHRFPNICAGIKTLPVGEALIDGEAVVEDETGASSFSALQQDLGGRGGKLVAGKAIYYAFDLLHLNEHDLRALPLLERKTALQALVEHAPADKLRFSEHFATEGDAMLEHACRLGLEGIISKRADAPYKSGRNDNWLKVKCTQSSEFVIGGYVPSTVSAGMIGSLVMGYYEKGKLVYAGRVGTGYTQKIARNLKKAMDKVKADASSFAEKLSADERRGVIWVKPKLVAEVEFRGWTQDGSLRHASFKGLREDKDPKSAVREVPKDMPEPKAKAKMAQIKKGVAVAGVNLSHPERVLWDDEGVTKQGLAEFYAEIADWILPHLVDRPLSLVRCPSGASAKCFFQKHAWAGLGPGIREIDVPGDDEKMLAIKDISGLISLVQAGVLEIHPWGSKQPKLTMPDRLIFDLDPGDGVAWSGVVAAARDVRERMNELGLESFVKTTGGKGLHVVVPLKPDVAWDEAKAFTKVFAEQMAGDSPELYVSTMSKKIRKGRVFVDYLRNGQGATAVAAYSTRARPGAPVATPSTGRNWGPI
- a CDS encoding CsbD family protein is translated as MSQRVKGAVQQARGSVKAATGRLTGNTRLELEGHADRLVGALRRAAGRLRSRLNKLR
- a CDS encoding glutathione S-transferase family protein — its product is MAILYHHPFCPFSRFVRLVLAEMGLEADLIEEKVWERREGFLTLNPAGTTPVLADEQIAAVPGSIIIAEWLDETRGESLGDRRLLPQSASKRVEVRRLMSWFAEKFAEEVSVPLVQEKIYKRFMPSTSGGGAPDPALIRAAKNNVKYHLQYIGYLIRQRKWLAGDAMTYADLMAAAHISVVDYLGDIPWTEDETAREWYARVKSRPSFRTLIADRVIGMPPSAAYADLDF